The window AAACTGCAGTATACCTTTTACGTTGTGTACTAATTTTTCCATTATTTCTCCTGCCTTCCCATAAAGAACTACATCAGCATTTCTGTCGTAGGGAGTATTCTCCATATTAATTATAACCAGCTTAGCTCCTCCCTCTCTGGCATACAATGGCATCAGGGCGGCGGGTTGAACCACCAGAGATGAACCAATTACAATAAAAAGGTCGGCTAATCTTGACCTTCTTTCAGCCTCCTTAGTCTCCTCAAAGGGCATAGGTTGACCGAATGATATAGTAGCCGGTTTCAATATGCCCCCACAATCGTCACAATAGGGTATCTTTATCCCCTTTTCCAATCTCCCCTGGATTTCTTCTCTTGAGTATCTTTTTTTACAAGTCAAGCAGTTGACCCACATATTGGTTCCATGGAGCTCAATTACTTTGTCATCAGGAAGCCCTGCTTTCTGGTGCAGATTGTCTATATTTTGGGTAATAACACAATCGAGTTTCCCCATCTTTTCCATCTCAACAATCGCATAATGGGCTTTATTAACCTTAGCACCAGCGAGTGTATAGTAGAGCTCCGAGTTCATCTTCCAATACTTTTCCCTTGACTCCTCACTTGCCAGAAATCTTTGGTAGAGAAAATCTTCAGGGTTATACTTATCCCAAAGCCCTCCAGGGCTTCTAAAATCTGGGATGCCTGATTCAGTACTTACACCTGCCCCGGTAAAGATCACGATACTCTTGGCTTTGACAATTAAGCCTGAAACCTTGTCTATCCCTTCATCCAGGGTTTTATTATCCATAGTTTTACCTCTTATAAAGTGATGGTTTCGTAAAATAGAAGAGAGCTTTGAAAATCCATACAAACTGTCATTGAGAGGAGCGGGGCAATCTGCCTACCGCAGGCAGGCGCGGCAATCTCTAATCAACACGTTATGAGATTGCTTCATCCGCCTCTGGCGGATTCGCAATGACAAATTGGGCATTTTTCAAAGGGTTTTTTAGAAGTATTTCAAAGAAAGGTTCAAATGTCAAGAATAGAAGAAGAGATTTTCTAATTACGGATTGTCGATGAATTGATGCCTGTCCCTCAGATATCAAAGTACATAATGGCAACCAGATTTCCCTTGACAAATTGAAGAGAAGTCATATATTTTTTTCAAAAAGGTTCCTTTTTGTTAAAGGGGTCTGAAGGTTCGGGAGCAACCCTTAAAAGGAGAGAACAATGAAAGAAATCGTGATTGTTATATCGATTTTAGCTGTATATTTTGTATTGAATACGTGGGTGTTACCAAA is drawn from Thermodesulfobacteriota bacterium and contains these coding sequences:
- a CDS encoding Sir2 family NAD-dependent protein deacetylase, whose translation is MDNKTLDEGIDKVSGLIVKAKSIVIFTGAGVSTESGIPDFRSPGGLWDKYNPEDFLYQRFLASEESREKYWKMNSELYYTLAGAKVNKAHYAIVEMEKMGKLDCVITQNIDNLHQKAGLPDDKVIELHGTNMWVNCLTCKKRYSREEIQGRLEKGIKIPYCDDCGGILKPATISFGQPMPFEETKEAERRSRLADLFIVIGSSLVVQPAALMPLYAREGGAKLVIINMENTPYDRNADVVLYGKAGEIMEKLVHNVKGILQFQKK